A region of Vigna radiata var. radiata cultivar VC1973A chromosome 10, Vradiata_ver6, whole genome shotgun sequence DNA encodes the following proteins:
- the LOC106774798 gene encoding reticulon-like protein B6, with protein MDVADSDFLSNKEFDDEDSEFETDLERYFVFSTAKNRFFGRKIPLRVTLGSGLIADLILWRNKKISLSVLVGVTFIWLLFKRMNYTVISFICDSLILLMAMLFLRSLLTSFIRILPPLELSSFLLPKGLFVSTAISVTRILNNLLITFGVIASGQDLKKFLLVTGTLGAISFLDYRYPAATLIYIASVILLIVPVVYEKHGDIIDILAERVLFELNNLYENLMMKIFGKSQSSQEYIQD; from the exons ATGGATGTTGCAGACTCGGATTTCCTCAGTAACAAAGAATTCGATGATGAAGACTCTGAATTTGAGACTGATTTGGAGAGATATTTTGTGTTCTCCACTGCCAAGAACAGATTCTTTGGCAGGAAAATACCTCTTCGTGTTACCCTAGGCTCTGGACTGA tcgCTGATCTTATACTCTGGAGGAACAAGAAGATCTCATTAAGCGTTCTTGTTGGTGTAACTTTCATATGGTTGCTTTTTAAAAGGATGAATTACACCGTGATTAGTTTCATTTGTGACTCTCTCATACTTCTAATGGCAATGTTATTCCTACGGAGCCTTTTAACATCCTTCATTCGCAT ATTACCACCACTTGAATTATCATCATTCCTCTTACCCAAAGGACTGTTTGTCAGTACAGCTATTTCGGTGACACGTATACTTAATAATCTACTCATAACATTTGGTGTCATAGCTTCCGGACAAGATTTGAAGAAATTTCTCTTG GTCACAGGGACATTAGGAGCTATCTCATTTCTTGACTATCGGTACCCTGCTGCAACTCTAATCTACATAG CATCCGTGATATTGCTGATAGTTCCAGTGGTATATGAAAAACATGGGGATATTATTGACATCCTTGCTGAGAGGGTCCTGTTTGAGTTGAATAAtctatatgaaaatttgatgatgaagattttcgGGAAATCGCAATCCTCGCAAGAGTACATTCAGGATTAG
- the LOC106775053 gene encoding uncharacterized protein LOC106775053 isoform X3, with product MLGMATLTLGSSTAMVAQNHAQQHHATTLASVNGHRRHSVSNRTHSSAMSLVSPTNKSFTFLSSFKESASSRPFTTAVASVDSDQLNSSDPPTKNEANKYYFVVANAKFMLDEEEHFQEQLFERIRLFGERNQEQDFWLVIEPKFLDKFPNITKRLKRPAVALVSTNGTWIKFMKLRLDRVLSDSFEAESLEEALAFNPTDLKFEKPEKWVAPYPKYESGWWEPFLPPVQNEV from the exons ATGCTTGGTATGGCCACTCTTACTTTGGGCTCATCAACCGCAATGGTGGCTCAGAACCATGCTCAACAACACCATGCCACCACTCTTGCCTCAGTCAATGGACACAGAAGGCACAGTGTTTCCAACAGGACTCATTCCTCTGCCATGAGTTTGGTGTCTCCCACCAACAAAAGCTtcacttttctctcttccttcaaGGAATCAGCATCTTCACGCCCCTTCACCACAGCTGTTGCATCTGTTGATTCTGACCAGCTCAACTCTTCTGATCCTCCCACCAAG AATGAAGCAAACAagtattattttgttgttgcaaATGCAAAATTTATGTTGGATGAGGAGGAGCATTTCCAGGAGCAATTGTTTGAGCGGATCCGTCTCTTTGGGGAGCGTAATCAAGAACAGGATTTCTGGCTTGTCATTGAGCCTAAGTTCTTGGATAAATTCCCTAACATTACCAAGAGGTTAAAGAGACCTGCTGTTGCTCTTGTGTCAACCAATGGTACCTGGATCAA GTTCATGAAGTTGAGACTGGACCGAGTTTTATCTGACAGTTTTGAAGCTGAGAGCCTAGAAGAAGCATTAGCTTTTAATCCTACTGATTTGAAGTTTGAGAAGCCTGAGAAATGGGTGGCACCCTATCCCAAATATGAATCTGGATGGTGGGAACCCTTCTTGCCCCCTGTTCAGAACGAG GTATGA
- the LOC106775053 gene encoding uncharacterized protein LOC106775053 isoform X2, with protein MLGMATLTLGSSTAMVAQNHAQQHHATTLASVNGHRRHSVSNRTHSSAMSLVSPTNKSFTFLSSFKESASSRPFTTAVASVDSDQLNSSDPPTKNEANKYYFVVANAKFMLDEEEHFQEQLFERIRLFGERNQEQDFWLVIEPKFLDKFPNITKRLKRPAVALVSTNGTWIKFMKLRLDRVLSDSFEAESLEEALAFNPTDLKFEKPEKWVAPYPKYESGWWEPFLPPVQNEV; from the exons ATGCTTGGTATGGCCACTCTTACTTTGGGCTCATCAACCGCAATGGTGGCTCAGAACCATGCTCAACAACACCATGCCACCACTCTTGCCTCAGTCAATGGACACAGAAGGCACAGTGTTTCCAACAGGACTCATTCCTCTGCCATGAGTTTGGTGTCTCCCACCAACAAAAGCTtcacttttctctcttccttcaaGGAATCAGCATCTTCACGCCCCTTCACCACAGCTGTTGCATCTGTTGATTCTGACCAGCTCAACTCTTCTGATCCTCCCACCAAG AATGAAGCAAACAagtattattttgttgttgcaaATGCAAAATTTATGTTGGATGAGGAGGAGCATTTCCAGGAGCAATTGTTTGAGCGGATCCGTCTCTTTGGGGAGCGTAATCAAGAACAGGATTTCTGGCTTGTCATTGAGCCTAAGTTCTTGGATAAATTCCCTAACATTACCAAGAGGTTAAAGAGACCTGCTGTTGCTCTTGTGTCAACCAATGGTACCTGGATCAA GTTCATGAAGTTGAGACTGGACCGAGTTTTATCTGACAGTTTTGAAGCTGAGAGCCTAGAAGAAGCATTAGCTTTTAATCCTACTGATTTGAAGTTTGAGAAGCCTGAGAAATGGGTGGCACCCTATCCCAAATATGAATCTGGATGGTGGGAACCCTTCTTGCCCCCTGTTCAGAACGAG GTTTGA
- the LOC106775053 gene encoding uncharacterized protein LOC106775053 isoform X1, producing the protein MLGMATLTLGSSTAMVAQNHAQQHHATTLASVNGHRRHSVSNRTHSSAMSLVSPTNKSFTFLSSFKESASSRPFTTAVASVDSDQLNSSDPPTKNEANKYYFVVANAKFMLDEEEHFQEQLFERIRLFGERNQEQDFWLVIEPKFLDKFPNITKRLKRPAVALVSTNGTWIKFMKLRLDRVLSDSFEAESLEEALAFNPTDLKFEKPEKWVAPYPKYESGWWEPFLPPVQNEVKP; encoded by the exons ATGCTTGGTATGGCCACTCTTACTTTGGGCTCATCAACCGCAATGGTGGCTCAGAACCATGCTCAACAACACCATGCCACCACTCTTGCCTCAGTCAATGGACACAGAAGGCACAGTGTTTCCAACAGGACTCATTCCTCTGCCATGAGTTTGGTGTCTCCCACCAACAAAAGCTtcacttttctctcttccttcaaGGAATCAGCATCTTCACGCCCCTTCACCACAGCTGTTGCATCTGTTGATTCTGACCAGCTCAACTCTTCTGATCCTCCCACCAAG AATGAAGCAAACAagtattattttgttgttgcaaATGCAAAATTTATGTTGGATGAGGAGGAGCATTTCCAGGAGCAATTGTTTGAGCGGATCCGTCTCTTTGGGGAGCGTAATCAAGAACAGGATTTCTGGCTTGTCATTGAGCCTAAGTTCTTGGATAAATTCCCTAACATTACCAAGAGGTTAAAGAGACCTGCTGTTGCTCTTGTGTCAACCAATGGTACCTGGATCAA GTTCATGAAGTTGAGACTGGACCGAGTTTTATCTGACAGTTTTGAAGCTGAGAGCCTAGAAGAAGCATTAGCTTTTAATCCTACTGATTTGAAGTTTGAGAAGCCTGAGAAATGGGTGGCACCCTATCCCAAATATGAATCTGGATGGTGGGAACCCTTCTTGCCCCCTGTTCAGAACGAGGTGAAACCTTAA
- the LOC106774799 gene encoding uncharacterized protein At4g04775-like, giving the protein MSASSSSCKCLGSGFEXSCDNVSRVGLKPXCFCGEKAVFRTARTPKNKGRRFWGCPKFKGGSEDCSSGCNFFKWCNEDFIHEESVQESGRKKEVGQNLRMMEEMLMKMEERDGEKLKIAMYQKSVVSVKNWLKLLTGVVVITFLCNVIVILMLMKVG; this is encoded by the exons ATGTCNgcttcatcttcttcttgcaAATGCTTGGGTTCGGGGTTCGAACANAGTTGTGACAATGTGAGCAGGGTGGGTCTAAAACCAANTTGCTTTTGTGGTGAGAAAGCAGTTTTCCGCACTGCAAGAACCCCTAAGAACAAGGGCAGAAGATTTTGGGGATGCCCCAAGTTCAAG GGTGGCAGTGAGGATTGTTCTTCTGGATGCAACTTCTTTAAGTGGTGCAATGAGGATTTCATTCACGAAGAAAGTGTACAAGAAAGTGGAAGGAAGAAGGAAGTGGGTCAAAATTTGAGGATGATGGAAGAAATGCTNATGAAGATGGAAGAGAGAGATGGAGAAAAACTGAAAATAGCAATGTATCAGAAAAGTGTAGTTAGTGTGAAAAATTGGTTGAAGTTGTTAACGGGGGTGGTGGTTATTACATTTCTGTGTAATGTAATTGtgatattgatgttgatgaAAGTAGGTTGA